The genome window AATCACAGAATAGTACATTGACAAATTTAAGAACAAGAAAATTGTAGTAGTAGGACAGTAGCACATATTAGAGAAATTGAGCATACACTTTTACTTACTGCTTAGAAGTCTGTCTCCCATTCATTCTCCCATTCAGAATCTAGCTCACATGTCTTCGAATCACCATCCTCGGAAGCTTTTCCAGTTCCACCTATAAAGAATTGAAGAGTAAAATTCATAAGTCATTTTACATTAAAACACATGTATAAGCAGTCAATATAAAACGTACCATCCTTCAAGTCCGGGAGCCAATCTTTAACACACATCAAGGTTTCGACCGAGTCATCATTTAGAGAGGAACGAGTGTCCGTGATAATTCTACGACACTTACTAAAAGAGTTCTCAGATGCAACAGAAGAAGTTGGTATAGCTAAGATATCTTGAGCCATTCTTGCAAGTATAGGAAATTTAGGACCATTAAGTTTCCACCAACGAAGAATATCAAATTCTACTTCTTTATCCATTGGAAACAACCCTTCGTTTAAATATTCATCCAACTCACTTTTTTTCGCATTTTCCTTTAAATTACTACTTGCAATGAAGTCCTGGAAACCTCCCAACCATTTTCCCCCAACTGAACTTGTATTACCAAAACTTTTATGACCAGATTGTTCTACAGACCCTATATCAGCTCCATATTTCTCAGAATACTCATCAAAAACTTGGGCTAAAAAGTCACGTATGTCATCTATATAAAAGTCAGCATGAAGCTCCTACATACCCTTGTAAGCATAAGATACAGTCGCCATTTTATATCTAGGATCAAGAACAACGGCAATAgttaacaacttgttgcattcTTCCCAGtatttatcaaatttaagtTGCATCTTATCAGCCATTGCTCTAATCCAATCATCATTGGATTCAGCCCACATTTTAATGTTCCTACGAATCTGAATCACATCAATAAAATACAGATTTGCTGTAGGATATTTCACACCAGAATGCCTTTTTGTTATAtctgaaaaaaatttcaaacaatcacacACTTTCTTTCCATTTTCCCACTCTAATTCTGAAGGCAAACACTTATATTCAGGGTCTAATTCTTTGAGACGATTAATAGCAGGCCGTAGTTCAAGCGCTGCTACAATCATTTCATAAGTTGAATTCCAACGAGTGTCTACATCTGAAGGAATTCGTCTCCTAGTATTAAGCTTAGTTTGAGACAAGGCAAGAGTGAACTTCTCATCCCTCTGGGCAGGAGATCCAATATATCTTgttgttttttgaattttttcaattaaattgTCTGGCATCTCCAACCCACTCTTAACGATCAAATTAAGAATATGTGGTACACAACGCATGTGAAACATGTCACCATTGTGAATAAGAGCCTTTTTTCCATTCAACCAACTTTTAATACCTTGAAGCATTCCCGCATTATTAGACGCGTTATCAACAACAATTGAAGCTATCTTGTTATCAATGTTCCACTCTAAGATTCTATCTTTTCACTATGCACTTAAATTAACGCCAACATGAGGGTAGGGGACAACACGAAAAGATATAACTCGTTTGTGCAATATCCAATCTTTATCAATATAGTGACACAAAAATACGATCTTGCTTGATATTTCGGCTTCCACCCATCAGTGGTGAGACTAACCCTTGatgttaaattttcaatttctttatAAATTATCTCTTTCTCAGCCGCATACACACCCAACAAGTCAGTTTTCACAGTATTTCGGGACCGATATTTATAAGCAGGCATTACATAAGATATCCAATGACGAAAGTAATCATATTATGCCATTAAAAAGGCAAATCATGTTTAGCAGTCATTTTAGCAAACAAAGCTCTCTCAACAGCAGGATCAAATTTATGAACTCTTAGCAGTGAGATCATCTTCTGATGAGAAAATTATGCAATCCAGATCAGCGCTCttagatatattttctgcaCACTTTGTTGATATCATTTCAACTGTACTTGATGATGCACATGGAGTCGAACTTGAAGCATTAGCTGCAATTTAATAAAAGTGTGTaagatgataaaataaaaagataatatagaATTCAAACACGATATACAAAAGATGGAATATAACTATACAAGTATACCTTGTTCCATTGACACTTGACATAAACCCTAATCAGTAATCCTTTAAGAATCAAAGTGTAGATATGCAAGTCAAAGCCTTATAGATCTGTAAATTAAAGCCTCGTGTAATTATATACCATATTCATCTTAACTAGTCGagtaaagaaattaaaattaggGTTGTGGATCGAACCTTGTTTTAGAGAAAAGTATCGAAGATTCAGAGAATCCGAGAAGATTGCGAGATGCGGCTTGAGAGAAAAATGAAGAGGCGGCTGCTGGAGACCTTGGAAATTAGGGATTAGATTTTAGGGTGACGCGTGAAGTCGTGAACTACAGATGTGGACAAGTAGGCAATAAGTCAAGTAGTGTCTAACctttaataaatcaaatatgaattatgaatatatgatttaaaatacttaagtataaaatattatatttcaatatttttaataaatatattaattaattaattaatatttaattaattaattaattaattaattaattaataattgattaattaattaattaataattgattaattaattaatttcggaTCCGGATATTTTCGGATGCGGATGTGCCTATATCCGTATCTGTATCCTAAACATTCAAAttcagatacggataatatccggttCACTTCGGATAcagataatatccgcttttttCCGAATACGAATACAAAtatttcggacggatatcggatttttcggatttttttgacagccctaagagttaccacaattatgacaagtttttctAGGAGCATTAAGAACAGGTGTATAGTTATTGCTTTTATTTATGCCTACTTTCCCAATCCTGTTCTTTCTAGGAACCTTAACCTTGTTTTCTTGTTTCACCTCCTTGAATTTATGTTTGAGTTGTTTCTGAGTCAACAAACCTATGTTTACCTGTCTACATTTGTCAAAGTGagaatttttcttaatctctgaTTTAGGGTTATCCTTTTCTGTCTTAATAGACTCTGGAACAAATCTAACTGTGTTCACCTTAGGCTTTACAGTTCTTTTGGTAAACTCTGGTTTTAACATCTCAGCTTCATTATCATTTTCAATGTAACCTaatcctttcttccagtttccacttcctaagatatcctgagtagtctttccagaattagtccatgttctgATTACATTTCTCTatttagcaagttctgattcaagaaaAGAATGTTTCTTTAGTAATTCATTTTTGACAAAAGCAGCTTCATCTCCTTCTTTATAAACTTCTAACATTTGAACTAACTCCTTTttaagataatcattccttttcttaatatCTAGACTTTTAGATTTTAATCTCTCATTTTCAAAAGTCTGATCTTTGTAactaacatgcatatttttaagaaacaatcttaactcggTGATATCttcaatatcaaaaaaaaagtgtaGAGTGAGGTACCTTCATCTCAACAGCTTCAGAGTTGTTCTCAGtatttgccatcagagcataatttaACTCCCCTTCAGAGTCTGAAGCATCTGCCCAGTTCTCCTTCTTTGTGATGAAGGCTTGACTTTTGTCATTCTTCCCTATCTTGCATTCAGTAGCAAAGTGACCTttttcaccacaattgaagcatgtGAACTTGAATTTGTCAACCTTTCAAGACTTTCCTTCCTGATGCTTGAAACTCTTCTTCTCAGAGTTTATGTCTTTTCTTGAAAACTTCTTGCCTTTGCtaaagttcttgtaagccatcttgtTGAAGCTCttaccatcagtgctgccagctgcatcatctcagaaTCACTGTCCTCAGAGTCTGAggaattatcagagtttgagtcattaTCAAAGTTTAATGACTaactatcagactttgtgacaagagCCTTTCCTTTGCTCCTTCTAGCAGCTGTTCCTTCAGGAATGTGCTCCTCAGCTTTCGGAGCAACAGGCTTGGGCTTTCCTCCATGTCTTTTGCTTCTTttctccatttcaagctcataggtTTTCAACATTCCATACACTTCATCTAAAGACATCTCACCAAGATCATAATTGTCTCTTATGGTTGTTGCTTTTAAGTCCCATTTCTCAGGAAGATCCAgaatgaatttcaaatttgagtcttcaagaggATACTCCTTGTCAACCAAGGACAAATCATTCAGCAGTTtaacaaatctgtcatacagatctgtcaatgTCACATCagactttgagtcaaagtgttcatactcctgAGTGAGTATGttctttctgttcttcttgattactttggttccttgacatctgatttccagagcatcccgtatctcttttgcagttttgcatccaattaccCTGTTAGACATTACATTATCAAGTGCACTATGCGGTAAGTGCCTTACCTTGGCATCCTTGGAGATGGAAGAAATAACTTCTGGGGTGTAATCCTTTTTCTCATTGGGAACCATCTTCTCAGGTTGGTCTCCAACTGaaacagagagcttggttggtATATGTGGACCACCATAGATTCTGTCTAGATACTCAGGATCTGCAGCCTCCAGAAACATGTTCATCTTCACCTTCCATACTGGGTACTCAGATGCCCTAAGGATCGAAACCCTTATAGcttcatatctactgtttgtgTTTTgagatttctcagacatgattgtgtgatttagatctcactgtaggtatatcaacaaagCTGGCTctaataccacttgttaggccgaattctAACACTATATAGATGTATATACTGAACACAATCAAAGCTGAATTACAAGAATAAAAGAATAACTTAACTCAACTTTTATTACTTTTACCAAAAGTCAATTACAgtagtatataaataatctcTTCGTGATTTATATTCTGATCACTAAGAACTGCGAGCTTACAAGAATGATGTACTCTATTTCCAACTCTTCTAGATTGAACctctaatctgtgtttatatacacaattaCATAATTATCCTAAATGAAATGATAAAGATCATCTTCCAAGATATTCTAGTAGAATAACTAATTCTGGTCAATTCGAGTTGTCCACAGCATGATATTTATCCTCTTCAAATCGTCCAGATcctctcctagaaatcagccgccttcaaactctgatcagcttaaactctgatatcgtctgcaggctacaaactctgatttccaactGAGCCAAGATAAACTCTGTTATATAGATCTGCAACTACACAATTAGATCAGCCAGGACATCATCATATATGTAACACACAGACATGAATCTTGAATAGAAAACTACATAGAATACCAGACATATTGTCGTGGAAGCAATACGCAAATTAAGATTTGGACTGAAAAAAGCACGGAGTAGAGAATGTTACCTTCGGTTGTGGTTTCTGAAACAAATGCAAAGGgtaaaatctgattaaccatAAACAACGGAGACCGACTACATCCTGTAGAGAAAAAATGCAAGGCCAATGTTAAAAAACTTGTAATACAAATGCAATTATAATCTAAATTCTCTAATATTTCTATCAACTGATCAGGGTGTGCGGAAAAGTACGGATGTAGAATGTATGTGTTATCTTTAACCTGTTATGATCGCTTTACTTTTTTTATGAAACAACGCTTTAATGTATGGACCATGACCTCTGCGCCTTTCACCTGTCAACTACTAATTTGAGCGTGGTATAACTCGGTCCAATACACAGCATCAAATAAAAACCGAAAATTGCTCTAATTCTTAGAAGGCTATTCAAACTTATTTGCTGACAATGTCATAATTAAGATGCAAGAACGAAAGTTTGAATGCTTACCTTTTTCTCTTGACTCCAACACATGGCCAGCAGATGCGTTGTGGTCAATGTTACTAAGAGGGGTACGTTCAAGACCTGGGTGGAATTATAATTCAATTGGTCATACGATTGAGAATTTCACACCGACAAATCAACTGATTGTAAAGGTAACTCTATATGT of Daucus carota subsp. sativus chromosome 3, DH1 v3.0, whole genome shotgun sequence contains these proteins:
- the LOC135151504 gene encoding uncharacterized protein LOC135151504, translated to MSEKSQNTNSRYEAIRVSILRASEYPVWKVKMNMFLEAADPEYLDRIYGGPHIPTKLSVSVGDQPEKMVPNEKKDYTPEVISSISKDAKVRHLPHSALDNVMSNRVIGCKTAKEIRDALEIRCQGTKVIKKNRKNILTQEYEHFDSKSDVTLTDLYDRFVKLLNDLSLVDKEYPLEDSNLKFILDLPEKWDLKATTIRDNYDLGEMSLDEVYGMLKTYELEMEKRSKRHGGKPKPVAPKAEEHIPEGTAARRSKGKALVTKSDNSEDSDSEMMQLAALMVRASTRWLTRTLAKIGKNDKSQAFITKKENWADASDSEGELNYALMANTENNSEAVEMKRNVIRTWTNSGKTTQDILGSGNWKKGLGYIENDNEAEMLKPEFTKRTVKPKVNTVRFVPESIKTEKDNPKSEIKKNSHFDKCRQVNIGLLTQKQLKHKFKEVKQENKVKVPRKNRIGKVGINKSNNYTPVLNAPRKTCHNCGNS